A part of Podarcis muralis chromosome 13, rPodMur119.hap1.1, whole genome shotgun sequence genomic DNA contains:
- the LOC114582197 gene encoding histone H2B 7-like, which produces MPEPAKSVPVPKKGSKKAITKTQKKGDKKRKKSRKESYSIYVYKVLKQVHPDTGISSKAMSIMNSFVSDIFERIAAESSRLAHYNKRSTITSREIQTAVRLLLPGELAKHAVSEGTKAVTKYTSSK; this is translated from the coding sequence ATGCCTGAGCCCGCGAAGTCGGTTCCCGTGCCTAAGAAGGGGTCGAAGAAGGCCATCACCAAGACCCAGAAGAAGGGCGACAAGAAGCGCAAGAAGAGCAGGAAGGAGAGCTACTCCATCTATGTCTACAAGGTCCTCAAACAAGTCCACCCGGACACGGGCATCTCGTCCAAGGCCATGAGCATCATGAACTCCTTCGTCAGTGACATCTTCGAGCGCATCGCTGCTGAGTCTTCCCGCCTGGCCCATTACAACAAGCGATCCACTATCACTTCCCGGGAGATCCAGACCGCTGTGCGCTTGCTGCTGCCCGGGGAGTTGGCCAAGCACGCTGTGTCTGAGGGCACCAAGGCTGTCACCAAGTACACCAGCTCTAAGTAA